In Deinococcus irradiatisoli, the genomic stretch CTGGTTGAAGGCCTTGACGGCGTCCGGGTCGGCGGTTTCGTCGGGCAGCGGCGTCAGGTTGTCGCTCGGCGCGTAGTCTTCGAGCTGGCTGCGGTACACCCGGCGCGGCGCGATGTCGTCGGGGCTGGTGAATTCGGTCGCCATGCGCCCGGTGTTCTTGTCCACGTAGATGACGGTGGTCTCCGGATCGCTGCCGCCCAGCCCGACTTCCTGGTACTGCGGGCGCTCCGGCAGCCGCTCGATGGCGGTGTCGGCGGCGTTCTGGTAGGTGGGGTCGAGCAGGGCGACCTGAATGTTCTGCAGCGGCCCCACCGGCGGCAGCGGCGCGGTGATCACGCCGGGCGGCGGCGGCCCGAAGGTGCGGGGCGTTTTGCCGCTCAGGGCGCTGACCATCATGTCGTGCCAGATCGGCGGCGCCCACACCCCCGAGTAGATGTTGGTCGCCATGTCGCCGCCCTGCTGGATACCGATCCACACGGCGCCCACGTAGTAGGGATTGACGCCGACGAACCACAGGTCCTTGGGGCCGTTGCTGGTGCCGGTCTTGCCGCCCACCGGCCAGCCCTCGATGCGGGCCGGTTCGGAGAAGCCGCCCTGCCGGGTGCCGAGGTCGTTGACCACGCCCTGAATCATGTCGAGGCCCAGGTAGGCCACCTGCGGCGACCAGACCCGGTGCGGGCGCTCCACGTCGTTGGCCGAGTCGTAAAGCACTTCGCCGCGCGCGGTGGTCACGCGGGTGATGTAGCGCGGCGTGTGGTAGATGCCGCCGTTGGCAAACGGCGCGTAGGCCGCCGCCATTTTCACCGGGGTGGTTTCCACCGCGCCGAGCGCCGCCGCCAGCCCGGTGCCGTCGTTAGGCGGCAGGCCGAGTTCGTTTAGTTTTCCGAAGAAGGTCGGCAGGCCCACCTCGTCGGCGATGCGCACGGTGGGCAGGTTCAGCGAGCGGTCGAGCGCCTCGCGCAGGGTCATGCTGCGGTAGGTCATCTCGCCCTCGAAGTCCTTGGGCGCGTAGACGCCTTCCTTGCAGGTGGGGCAGGGAAAGCTGATCGGCTTGTCGTCGCGCATGGAAAGCTGGGTGAACTTGCCGGTGGAAAGCGCCGTGGTGTAGAGCAGCGGCTTGATGGTCGAGCCGATCTGGCGCTGGCCCTGGGCGGCGTTGTTCCACTCCGGCGCCTTGACGCCGCTGCGCAGCTTCTGGCCCACCATGCCCAGCACCTC encodes the following:
- a CDS encoding transglycosylase domain-containing protein, coding for MVLRALVRFLKFLGALVLAALLAGVGVAATYGTQWARDLPDFRELDTLNLGATTRVYARDNSPLGTLVPKVGDQSVSRTLVKLDEISPYMTAAIITNEDRRFFEHYGLDPYGIARQFRRLSQKEDVQGGSTLTNQLVRNTLLYDEYRLARTPDRKIKEWMLSVQVERAFTKEEILQDYLNAIYWGDGGPVELYGIYAASQAYFGTTPRDLDLAQSVYLTTLVPSPRGRYTNYADQRGYMKSLLGRMVQDGWITQAQADAAWKEDLHPRGWQVAYDQSGKLTSAKLTDPTAIYQKAVTTVRAPYFVQQVEQELVRRLGHEKVYSSGGLRVYTTLDPKLQTAAEQASLRARIPYNTTLAAVISDPYTGEVLGMVGQKLRSGVKAPEWNNAAQGQRQIGSTIKPLLYTTALSTGKFTQLSMRDDKPISFPCPTCKEGVYAPKDFEGEMTYRSMTLREALDRSLNLPTVRIADEVGLPTFFGKLNELGLPPNDGTGLAAALGAVETTPVKMAAAYAPFANGGIYHTPRYITRVTTARGEVLYDSANDVERPHRVWSPQVAYLGLDMIQGVVNDLGTRQGGFSEPARIEGWPVGGKTGTSNGPKDLWFVGVNPYYVGAVWIGIQQGGDMATNIYSGVWAPPIWHDMMVSALSGKTPRTFGPPPPGVITAPLPPVGPLQNIQVALLDPTYQNAADTAIERLPERPQYQEVGLGGSDPETTVIYVDKNTGRMATEFTSPDDIAPRRVYRSQLEDYAPSDNLTPLPDETADPDAVKAFNQPGGSLPDTTPPTAPASPTKTGGSGQ